The following proteins are co-located in the Paracoccaceae bacterium Fryx2 genome:
- the nifE gene encoding nitrogenase iron-molybdenum cofactor biosynthesis protein NifE — translation MAEALKAQIAGVLNEPACDTNRAKDDSARRKGCTKQLTPGAAAGGCAFDGAKIALQPIVDVAHLVHAPLACEGNGWDNRGSASSGPEIYRTGFTTDLTELDIVMGNGEKKLFRAIREVIAEQNPAAVFVYATCVSALIGDDIVAVCKAAAERFGTPVIPIDVPGYVGSKNLGNKLAGEALYAHVIGTMEPKAPGLCDINIIGDFNLSGELWQVKPLLDRLGIRILGSISGDARYAQVAMAHRARVTMLVCSKALINLARHLEEGYGIPFFEGSFYGISDTSAALRTLCAMLVDRGAPPDLTARCEALIAEEEAKTWAALQPYRPAVAGKRVLLYTGGHKSWSVVSALQELGMVVVGTSVRKATEEDKGRVVEIMGDDSHMFDNMSPREMYTLLREARADVLMSGGRSQFVALKARVPWVDVNQEKHEPYAGYMGMINLVRAIDREMNNPMWADLRAPAPWDAPAAAMAAAPLLLVPGSAADFEDC, via the coding sequence ATGGCCGAGGCTTTGAAAGCGCAGATCGCGGGTGTTCTGAACGAACCGGCCTGCGACACCAACCGCGCCAAGGACGACAGCGCACGCCGCAAGGGCTGCACCAAGCAACTGACCCCCGGGGCTGCGGCGGGCGGCTGCGCTTTCGACGGCGCCAAGATCGCCCTGCAACCGATTGTCGACGTGGCGCATCTGGTCCACGCGCCCCTGGCCTGCGAAGGCAACGGCTGGGACAACCGCGGTTCCGCCTCCTCCGGCCCCGAGATCTACCGCACCGGCTTCACCACCGACCTGACCGAGCTTGATATCGTGATGGGCAACGGTGAGAAAAAGCTGTTCCGCGCCATCCGCGAGGTGATCGCCGAGCAGAACCCGGCGGCGGTGTTCGTTTACGCCACCTGCGTGTCGGCCCTGATCGGGGATGACATCGTCGCCGTCTGCAAGGCCGCCGCCGAACGCTTCGGCACGCCGGTGATCCCGATCGACGTGCCGGGCTATGTCGGCTCGAAAAACCTTGGCAACAAGCTGGCGGGCGAGGCGCTTTACGCCCATGTCATCGGCACCATGGAACCCAAGGCGCCGGGCCTGTGCGACATCAACATCATCGGCGATTTCAATCTGTCGGGCGAGTTGTGGCAGGTGAAACCGCTGCTCGACCGGCTGGGCATCCGCATCCTCGGATCGATTTCGGGCGATGCGCGCTACGCGCAGGTCGCAATGGCCCACCGCGCGCGGGTGACGATGCTGGTCTGTTCCAAGGCGCTGATCAACCTCGCCCGGCATCTGGAGGAAGGCTACGGCATCCCCTTCTTCGAAGGATCGTTCTACGGCATTTCCGACACCTCGGCCGCGCTGCGCACCCTGTGCGCCATGCTGGTGGACCGCGGCGCGCCGCCCGACCTTACCGCCCGCTGCGAGGCGCTGATTGCGGAAGAAGAGGCGAAGACCTGGGCCGCGCTGCAACCTTACCGCCCCGCGGTCGCGGGCAAGCGCGTGCTGCTTTATACCGGGGGGCACAAAAGCTGGTCGGTGGTGTCCGCCTTGCAGGAACTGGGGATGGTGGTCGTCGGCACCTCGGTCCGCAAGGCCACCGAGGAGGACAAGGGCCGCGTGGTCGAGATCATGGGCGACGACAGCCACATGTTCGACAACATGTCCCCGCGTGAGATGTATACCCTGCTGCGCGAGGCCCGCGCCGACGTGCTGATGTCGGGCGGGCGCAGCCAGTTCGTGGCGCTGAAGGCCCGGGTGCCGTGGGTCGATGTCAATCAGGAAAAGCACGAACCCTATGCCGGCTACATGGGCATGATCAACCTCGTGCGCGCCATCGACCGCGAGATGAACAACCCGATGTGGGCCGACCTGCGCGCCCCCGCACCCTGGGACGCGCCCGCCGCAGCGATGGCCGCCGCACCGCTGCTGCTCGTCCCCGGTTCCGCCGCCGATTTCGAGGATTGCTGA
- a CDS encoding iron-sulfur cluster assembly scaffold protein produces the protein MWGYSEQVRDHFFNPRNVGSLADANAVGEAGSLHGGDALRLMLRVNPETQVIEAARFQGIGGGPAIAVASALTELVQGKSVDEARRLTGHDIAQALGGLPSDRMASPETGRRALGAALAAFTGEPEPVIAAVPLTVSPRQSFVPIAPTHPSNPKVARDVPLSAAEELAEVTRILEQMRAVFRADGGDVELMEFSGNRVQVHLTGACKGCQMASLTLGGLQKRIADALGRPIRVIPVAKS, from the coding sequence ATGTGGGGCTATTCCGAACAGGTCCGCGACCATTTCTTCAACCCGCGCAACGTGGGCTCGCTGGCCGATGCCAATGCGGTGGGCGAGGCCGGGTCGCTGCATGGCGGCGACGCGCTGCGGCTGATGCTGCGGGTCAACCCGGAAACGCAGGTGATCGAGGCGGCGCGGTTCCAGGGCATCGGCGGCGGCCCCGCGATTGCGGTGGCCTCGGCGCTGACCGAACTGGTGCAGGGCAAGTCGGTCGACGAGGCCCGCCGCCTGACAGGGCACGACATTGCGCAGGCGCTGGGCGGGCTGCCCTCCGACCGGATGGCCAGCCCCGAAACCGGGCGGCGCGCGCTGGGGGCGGCGCTGGCGGCCTTTACCGGCGAGCCGGAACCGGTGATTGCCGCCGTGCCGCTGACGGTCTCGCCGCGCCAGTCCTTCGTGCCGATTGCGCCCACCCACCCCTCCAACCCGAAAGTAGCGCGCGACGTGCCGCTGTCGGCGGCCGAGGAACTGGCGGAAGTGACCCGCATCCTCGAGCAGATGCGCGCCGTGTTCCGCGCCGATGGCGGCGATGTCGAGCTGATGGAGTTTTCCGGCAACCGGGTGCAGGTGCATCTGACCGGCGCCTGCAAGGGCTGCCAGATGGCCTCGCTGACGCTGGGGGGCCTGCAAAAGCGCATCGCAGATGCGCTGGGCCGCCCGATCCGCGTCATCCCCGTGGCGAAAAGCTGA
- the fdxB gene encoding ferredoxin III, nif-specific, with protein MPKTAFSRDGTEYVPLFLSAIDAEKCIGCGRCYKVCGRGVMTLKGVTEEGDVVDVSEDDDDDEEILRKIMVMVNAGACVGCGACNRVCPKDCQTHESA; from the coding sequence ATGCCGAAGACCGCCTTCTCCCGCGACGGAACCGAATACGTCCCGCTGTTCCTCAGCGCCATCGACGCCGAAAAGTGCATCGGCTGTGGCCGCTGCTACAAGGTCTGCGGCCGCGGGGTGATGACCCTTAAGGGCGTGACCGAGGAAGGCGACGTGGTCGACGTGTCGGAAGACGATGACGACGACGAGGAAATCCTGCGCAAGATCATGGTGATGGTCAATGCCGGCGCCTGTGTCGGCTGCGGGGCGTGCAACCGCGTCTGCCCGAAGGACTGCCAGACCCATGAGTCGGCCTGA
- the nifS gene encoding cysteine desulfurase NifS gives MIRSYLDNNATTRVLPEVVAAMLPHLSESYGNPASMHAEGGAAARAVSTARASLRALLGAASEDEIVFTSGGTESNTTAILSALAADPARREIVTSTVEHPAILSLCAWLEKTAGVVVHRIGVDSHGRLDIDACRAALGPQTALVTLMWANNETGTIFPVEGLAELAHRAGALFHSDAVQAAGKVAIDLRCTDIDLLSVSAHKLHGPKGVGALYVRKGVPFQPLLRGGHQERGRRAGTLNVPGIAGFGRAADLALGLDVAPIRALRDRMEQGVLAAIDRVQVLGDPLDRLPNTSALAFDFVEGEAVLMLLDRAGIAASSGSACASGAMEPSHVLRAMKVPFTAAHGGLRLSLGRETTAAEVDHLLAVLPGIISRLRDMSPFGAGQPFAGEAVP, from the coding sequence ATGATCCGCAGCTATCTGGACAACAACGCCACGACACGGGTTCTGCCCGAGGTCGTCGCGGCCATGCTGCCGCATCTGTCGGAAAGCTACGGCAACCCCGCGTCGATGCACGCCGAAGGCGGGGCGGCGGCACGGGCCGTCAGCACCGCCCGCGCCAGCCTGCGCGCCCTGCTCGGGGCGGCATCCGAGGACGAGATCGTCTTCACCTCGGGCGGCACCGAATCCAACACCACCGCGATCCTGTCGGCACTGGCAGCCGACCCGGCGCGGCGCGAGATCGTGACCTCGACGGTGGAGCACCCCGCGATCCTGTCGCTCTGCGCCTGGCTGGAAAAGACCGCCGGAGTCGTGGTGCACCGCATCGGCGTCGATAGTCACGGGCGGCTCGACATCGACGCCTGCCGCGCCGCGCTCGGGCCGCAGACCGCGCTGGTAACGCTGATGTGGGCCAATAATGAGACCGGCACGATCTTTCCGGTGGAAGGGCTGGCCGAACTGGCGCACCGGGCCGGCGCGCTGTTCCACAGCGATGCGGTGCAGGCGGCGGGCAAGGTCGCCATCGACCTGCGCTGCACCGATATCGACCTGCTCTCGGTTTCCGCACACAAGCTGCACGGGCCGAAGGGGGTTGGCGCGCTTTATGTCCGCAAGGGCGTGCCGTTCCAGCCGCTGCTGCGCGGCGGGCACCAGGAACGCGGACGGCGGGCGGGCACCTTGAACGTGCCGGGCATCGCGGGCTTCGGGCGCGCGGCGGATCTGGCGCTGGGGCTGGACGTGGCCCCGATCCGGGCGCTGCGCGACCGGATGGAACAGGGCGTGCTGGCCGCCATCGACCGGGTGCAGGTGCTGGGAGACCCGCTGGACCGGCTGCCGAATACATCTGCGCTGGCCTTCGATTTCGTCGAGGGCGAGGCGGTGCTGATGCTGCTCGACCGCGCGGGCATTGCCGCCTCGTCGGGGTCGGCCTGCGCCTCGGGCGCGATGGAGCCGAGCCATGTGCTGCGCGCGATGAAGGTGCCGTTCACCGCCGCCCACGGTGGCTTGCGCCTGTCGCTGGGGCGCGAGACCACGGCGGCCGAGGTCGATCACCTGCTGGCGGTGCTGCCCGGCATCATTTCCCGGCTGCGCGACATGTCGCCCTTCGGCGCGGGCCAGCCCTTTGCAGGCGAGGCCGTGCCATGA
- the nifK gene encoding nitrogenase molybdenum-iron protein subunit beta: MPQSADKVLDHADLFNEPEYKAMLDNKRATYENGHSAEKVAEIGEWTKSWDYREKNLARECVTINPAKACQPLGAVFAAAGYESTMSFVHGSQGCVAYYRSHLARHFKEPASAVSSSMTEDAAVFGGLNNLVEGLNNTYTLYSPKMIAVSTTCMAEVIGDDLNSFILKAREKESVPEGFPVPFAHTPAFVGSHVDGYDNMQKGILTPFWKDVVRVADDGINIIPGFDGFAVGNIREMKRMLALMDVKATILSDVSDVYDTPSDGEFRMYSGGTTQDEIKAALNAKATISMQEYCSRKTLAFCAEHGHDTAAFHYPMGVSGTDEFLMKISELTGKEIPESLRLERGRLIDAMADSQSYLHGKTYAIFGDPDFVYSMARFVMETGGEPIHCLATNGGKDWEEKMKALLASSPFGANCKVWPGKDLWAMRSLMATEPVDMLIGSSYGKYLQRDTDTPLVRLSFPIFDRHHHHRFPTWGYQGAINVLVKLLDTIFDKLDSTATGAGEGDISFDLTR, translated from the coding sequence ATGCCCCAATCGGCAGACAAGGTGCTTGACCACGCCGACCTGTTCAACGAACCCGAATACAAGGCGATGCTCGACAACAAGCGCGCCACCTACGAGAACGGCCACTCGGCCGAGAAGGTCGCCGAGATCGGCGAATGGACCAAGTCGTGGGACTACCGCGAAAAGAACCTCGCCCGCGAATGCGTGACGATCAACCCCGCCAAGGCGTGCCAGCCGCTGGGCGCGGTGTTCGCCGCCGCAGGCTACGAATCGACCATGAGCTTCGTGCATGGCAGCCAGGGCTGCGTGGCCTACTACCGCTCGCACCTTGCCCGCCACTTCAAGGAACCGGCGTCGGCGGTGTCATCCTCGATGACCGAGGATGCGGCGGTGTTCGGCGGGCTGAACAACCTCGTCGAAGGGCTGAACAACACCTACACGCTTTATTCCCCCAAGATGATCGCGGTTTCGACCACCTGCATGGCGGAAGTGATCGGTGACGACCTCAACTCCTTCATCCTGAAGGCGCGCGAGAAGGAATCGGTGCCCGAAGGCTTTCCGGTGCCCTTCGCCCATACCCCGGCCTTTGTCGGCTCCCATGTCGATGGATACGACAACATGCAGAAGGGCATCCTGACGCCGTTCTGGAAGGATGTCGTGCGGGTTGCCGATGACGGCATCAACATCATCCCGGGCTTCGACGGTTTCGCCGTGGGCAACATCCGCGAGATGAAGCGGATGCTGGCGCTGATGGATGTGAAGGCCACCATCCTGTCGGATGTGTCTGACGTTTACGACACGCCCTCGGATGGCGAGTTCCGCATGTATTCGGGCGGCACCACGCAGGACGAGATCAAGGCCGCGCTGAACGCCAAGGCGACGATTTCGATGCAGGAATACTGCTCGCGCAAGACGCTGGCGTTCTGCGCCGAACATGGCCATGACACGGCGGCCTTCCACTATCCGATGGGCGTTTCGGGCACCGACGAGTTCCTGATGAAGATCAGCGAACTGACCGGCAAGGAGATTCCCGAAAGCCTGCGGCTGGAACGCGGCCGCCTGATCGACGCGATGGCCGACAGCCAGTCCTACCTGCACGGCAAGACCTACGCGATCTTCGGTGATCCCGATTTCGTCTATTCGATGGCGCGCTTCGTGATGGAAACCGGCGGCGAGCCGATCCACTGCCTTGCCACCAACGGCGGCAAGGACTGGGAAGAGAAGATGAAGGCGCTGCTCGCCTCCTCACCCTTTGGTGCCAACTGCAAGGTCTGGCCGGGCAAGGACCTCTGGGCGATGCGCTCGCTGATGGCGACCGAGCCAGTCGACATGCTGATCGGGTCGTCCTACGGCAAGTATCTGCAGCGCGACACCGACACGCCGCTGGTCCGCCTGTCGTTCCCGATCTTCGACCGGCACCACCACCACCGTTTCCCGACCTGGGGCTATCAGGGCGCGATCAACGTGCTGGTCAAGCTGCTCGACACCATCTTCGACAAGCTGGACAGCACCGCCACCGGCGCGGGTGAAGGCGACATCTCGTTCGACCTGACCCGCTGA
- a CDS encoding iron-sulfur cluster assembly accessory protein, translated as MIEITPAAQDAIRTAIAGAAQPVAGLRVMVQTGGCAGLKYGMALEPTRAPDDTVIETAGVTVLVDPDSQAHLEGATIDFVSTLEGAGFVFENPNATSSCGCGKSFC; from the coding sequence ATGATCGAGATCACCCCCGCCGCCCAGGACGCCATCCGCACCGCGATCGCCGGGGCCGCCCAGCCCGTCGCGGGCCTGCGCGTCATGGTGCAGACCGGCGGCTGTGCCGGCCTGAAATACGGCATGGCGCTGGAGCCGACCCGCGCCCCCGACGACACGGTGATCGAAACCGCCGGCGTGACCGTGCTGGTCGACCCTGACAGCCAGGCGCACCTGGAAGGGGCGACCATCGACTTCGTCTCCACCCTCGAAGGTGCGGGCTTCGTGTTCGAAAACCCGAACGCCACCAGCAGCTGCGGCTGCGGCAAATCCTTCTGCTAG
- the nifH gene encoding nitrogenase iron protein — protein sequence MSKLRQIAFYGKGGIGKSTTSQNTLAALVEMGQKILIVGCDPKADSTRLILNTKMQDTVLHLAAEMGSVEDLELEDVLKIGYKGIKCTEAGGPEPGVGCAGRGVITAINFLEENGAYEDVDYVSYDVLGDVVCGGFAMPIRENKAQEIYIVMSGEMMALYAANNIAKGILKYANTGGVRLGGLICNERQTDQELELAEAMAAKLGCKLIHFVPRDNIVQHAELRRQTVIQYAPESAQAAEYRELARKIHANSGKGVIPTPITMDELEQMLMDFGIMQSEDDRLAAIAATEAAAAASA from the coding sequence ATGAGCAAACTCCGGCAGATCGCCTTCTACGGCAAGGGTGGTATCGGCAAGTCCACCACCTCGCAGAACACCCTCGCGGCGCTGGTCGAAATGGGCCAGAAAATCCTGATCGTCGGCTGCGACCCCAAGGCCGACTCCACCCGCCTGATCCTGAACACCAAGATGCAGGACACCGTGCTGCACCTGGCCGCCGAAATGGGCTCGGTCGAAGACCTCGAACTCGAAGACGTGCTGAAGATCGGCTACAAGGGCATCAAGTGCACCGAAGCCGGCGGGCCGGAGCCCGGGGTTGGCTGTGCCGGCCGCGGCGTGATCACCGCCATCAACTTCCTGGAAGAAAACGGCGCCTACGAGGACGTGGACTATGTGTCCTACGACGTGCTGGGCGACGTGGTCTGCGGCGGCTTTGCCATGCCGATCCGCGAGAACAAGGCGCAGGAAATCTACATCGTCATGTCGGGCGAGATGATGGCGCTTTACGCCGCCAACAACATCGCCAAGGGCATCCTGAAATATGCCAACACCGGCGGTGTGCGTCTGGGCGGGCTGATCTGCAACGAGCGCCAGACCGACCAGGAACTGGAACTGGCCGAAGCCATGGCCGCCAAGCTGGGCTGCAAGCTGATCCACTTCGTGCCGCGCGACAATATCGTGCAGCACGCCGAATTGCGCCGCCAGACCGTGATCCAGTATGCGCCCGAAAGCGCGCAGGCTGCCGAATACCGCGAACTGGCCCGCAAGATTCATGCCAACTCGGGCAAGGGCGTGATCCCGACCCCGATCACCATGGACGAGCTGGAGCAGATGCTGATGGATTTCGGCATCATGCAATCCGAGGACGACCGTCTGGCCGCCATCGCCGCCACCGAGGCTGCGGCCGCCGCCAGCGCCTGA
- the nifT gene encoding putative nitrogen fixation protein NifT, translating to MKVMIRQTPKGLECYVPKKDLEEMIVETETPAIWGGWARLGNGWVLDLPAYDVPPSLPVTVEARKRPGAED from the coding sequence GTGAAAGTGATGATCCGGCAGACGCCGAAGGGGCTGGAATGCTATGTGCCCAAGAAGGATCTCGAAGAGATGATCGTGGAAACCGAAACCCCGGCGATCTGGGGCGGCTGGGCGCGGCTGGGCAACGGCTGGGTGCTGGACCTGCCCGCCTATGACGTGCCGCCCTCGCTGCCCGTCACCGTCGAGGCCCGCAAGCGCCCCGGCGCGGAGGATTAG
- the nifX gene encoding nitrogen fixation protein NifX, giving the protein MTDHALKIAIATNDMENLNAHFGSARSFAVYEVSATASRFVEAVGFDDVTAQTARHDDEADRIGPKIAALNGCALLFVLAIGGPSAARVVRAGVHPIKRKDPEPISAILTQVRDMLRDGPPPFLRKAMGRSAAPSFLDPSFLDEEISQ; this is encoded by the coding sequence ATGACCGACCACGCCCTGAAAATCGCCATTGCCACCAATGACATGGAAAACCTGAACGCCCATTTCGGGTCGGCGCGCAGCTTTGCGGTGTATGAGGTCAGCGCCACGGCCTCGCGCTTTGTCGAGGCGGTGGGGTTCGACGACGTGACCGCCCAGACCGCCCGCCACGATGACGAGGCCGACCGCATCGGGCCGAAGATCGCGGCGCTAAACGGCTGCGCACTCTTGTTCGTGCTGGCCATCGGCGGGCCGTCGGCGGCGCGGGTGGTGCGGGCGGGCGTCCATCCGATCAAGCGGAAAGACCCCGAACCGATCAGCGCCATCCTGACCCAGGTCCGCGACATGCTGCGCGACGGCCCGCCCCCCTTCCTGCGCAAGGCCATGGGCCGCAGCGCCGCCCCGAGCTTTCTCGACCCCAGCTTTCTCGACGAGGAGATCAGCCAGTGA
- a CDS encoding NifX-associated nitrogen fixation protein: MTDTTTLTTPRGGDWPESDFLRQLVAVVRAEDGHGSWEDKSDADLLAEFILTPEERREMPIMGDPDPDTVWRLEKFYDAIGLLIERQTGCMATPMSKFSHEGFGRMVLIAGRLVVVSKHLRDIHRFGFPTWAKLAEAGDKLTADAVATIATYPDAARA; the protein is encoded by the coding sequence GTGACCGATACCACCACCCTGACCACGCCGCGCGGCGGCGACTGGCCCGAAAGCGACTTCCTGCGCCAACTGGTGGCCGTGGTGCGCGCCGAGGATGGCCATGGCAGCTGGGAAGACAAGTCCGACGCCGACCTGCTGGCCGAATTCATCCTGACGCCCGAGGAACGGCGCGAGATGCCGATCATGGGCGACCCCGACCCCGACACGGTGTGGCGGCTGGAAAAGTTCTATGATGCCATAGGTTTGCTGATCGAACGCCAGACCGGCTGCATGGCCACACCGATGAGCAAGTTCAGCCATGAAGGCTTTGGCCGCATGGTGCTGATCGCAGGCCGGCTGGTCGTTGTGTCGAAACACCTGCGCGACATCCACCGCTTTGGCTTTCCCACCTGGGCCAAACTGGCCGAGGCCGGCGACAAGCTGACCGCCGATGCTGTCGCCACCATCGCCACCTACCCCGACGCAGCCCGCGCCTGA
- a CDS encoding nitrogen fixation protein NifQ, with protein sequence MSRPEPAPVANELRADLAAIIAHALAERDRGRGALPDLLGLEPKALARLGARWLPCAALPDLDKPLAPVPQDQTDIALMIRWRGGAISEESFWLAQILARRAMEPRHLWEDLGLPDRPALGRLIAREFPKLHAANSRNMRWKRFFYRQICSDSGAAMCLSPNCDDCPEWPVCFGPETA encoded by the coding sequence ATGAGTCGGCCTGAGCCCGCACCCGTGGCAAACGAACTGCGCGCCGATCTGGCCGCGATCATCGCTCATGCATTGGCCGAACGCGACCGGGGCAGGGGGGCCTTGCCCGACCTCCTGGGGCTGGAGCCGAAGGCGCTGGCGCGGCTGGGTGCGCGCTGGTTGCCCTGCGCGGCGCTGCCCGATCTCGACAAGCCGCTGGCACCCGTGCCGCAGGACCAGACCGACATCGCGCTGATGATCCGTTGGCGCGGTGGCGCGATTTCCGAGGAAAGCTTCTGGCTGGCGCAGATCCTCGCCCGCCGCGCGATGGAGCCGCGCCATCTGTGGGAAGACCTAGGCCTGCCCGACCGGCCCGCCCTCGGCCGCCTGATCGCGCGCGAGTTTCCCAAGCTTCACGCCGCCAACAGCCGCAACATGCGCTGGAAGCGGTTCTTCTACCGCCAGATATGCTCTGACAGCGGGGCTGCGATGTGCCTGTCGCCCAACTGCGACGATTGCCCGGAATGGCCGGTCTGCTTCGGCCCGGAAACCGCGTAA
- the nifD gene encoding nitrogenase molybdenum-iron protein alpha chain, with translation MPKDIADTAAEHAKMIEEVLAAYPAKTAKKRARHLGVAGAVEEGETELLSKCDTVKSNIKSVPGVMTIRGCAYAGSKGVVWGPIKDMVHISHGPVGCGQYSWSQRRNYYTGATGIDSFVTMQVTTDFQENDIIFGGDKKLEKSIDELNTLFPLLNGVTIQSECPIGLIGDDIEAVSRKKHKEYGKTIVPVRCEGFRGVSQSLGHHIANDVIRDWVLEAGEGARAGYEGTPYDVNVIGDYNIGGDAWSSRILLEEIGLNVIGNWSGDATLAEIERAPKARLNLIHCYRSMNYICRHMEEKHGVAWMEYNFFGPSQIEASLRAIAAKFDETIQANAERVIAKYQPLVEAVKAKYKARLEGKTVMLYVGGLRPRHVITAYEDLGMVITGTGYEFAHGDDYKRTGEYVKEGTLIYDDVTGYELEKFIETIRPDLVGSGIKEKYPVQKMGIPFRQMHSWDYSGPYHGYDGFAIFARDMDLAINNPVWGLFDAPWKKSA, from the coding sequence ATGCCCAAAGACATTGCCGACACCGCCGCCGAGCACGCCAAGATGATCGAAGAGGTGCTTGCCGCCTATCCCGCCAAGACCGCGAAGAAGCGCGCCCGCCATCTGGGCGTGGCCGGAGCCGTGGAAGAGGGCGAAACCGAACTCCTGTCGAAATGCGACACGGTGAAATCCAACATCAAGTCGGTCCCCGGCGTGATGACCATCCGCGGCTGCGCCTATGCCGGCTCGAAGGGCGTGGTCTGGGGCCCGATCAAGGACATGGTCCACATCAGCCACGGCCCGGTCGGCTGCGGCCAGTATTCCTGGAGCCAGCGCCGCAACTACTACACCGGCGCCACCGGGATCGACAGCTTCGTGACCATGCAGGTCACCACCGACTTCCAGGAAAACGACATCATCTTCGGCGGCGACAAGAAGCTTGAAAAGTCGATCGACGAGCTGAACACCCTGTTCCCGCTGCTGAACGGCGTCACCATCCAGTCGGAATGCCCGATCGGCCTGATCGGCGACGACATCGAGGCGGTGTCGCGCAAGAAGCACAAGGAATATGGCAAGACCATCGTGCCGGTCCGCTGCGAAGGTTTCCGCGGCGTGTCGCAATCGCTGGGCCACCACATCGCCAACGACGTGATCCGCGACTGGGTGCTGGAAGCGGGCGAAGGCGCGCGGGCGGGCTATGAGGGCACGCCCTACGACGTCAACGTGATCGGCGACTACAACATCGGCGGCGACGCCTGGTCGAGCCGCATCCTGCTGGAGGAAATCGGTCTGAACGTGATCGGCAACTGGTCGGGCGACGCGACGCTTGCCGAGATCGAGCGCGCACCCAAGGCCAGGCTGAACCTGATCCACTGCTACCGGTCGATGAACTACATCTGCCGCCACATGGAGGAAAAGCACGGCGTCGCCTGGATGGAATACAACTTCTTCGGCCCCAGCCAGATCGAAGCCTCGCTCCGCGCCATTGCCGCCAAGTTCGACGAAACCATTCAGGCCAATGCCGAACGGGTGATCGCCAAGTATCAGCCGCTGGTCGAGGCCGTGAAGGCCAAGTACAAGGCCCGGCTCGAAGGCAAGACGGTCATGCTCTACGTCGGTGGCCTGCGCCCGCGCCACGTCATCACGGCCTACGAAGACCTCGGCATGGTGATCACCGGCACGGGGTACGAATTCGCCCACGGCGACGATTACAAGCGCACCGGCGAATACGTCAAGGAAGGCACGCTGATCTATGATGACGTAACCGGCTACGAGCTGGAAAAGTTCATCGAGACCATCCGCCCCGATCTGGTCGGGTCGGGCATCAAGGAAAAATACCCGGTGCAGAAGATGGGCATCCCGTTCCGCCAGATGCACTCCTGGGATTATTCCGGCCCCTACCACGGCTACGACGGTTTCGCGATCTTCGCCCGCGACATGGACCTTGCGATCAACAACCCGGTCTGGGGCCTGTTCGACGCGCCGTGGAAGAAATCGGCCTGA
- a CDS encoding SIR2 family protein, with protein sequence MDDHARLRAALDDVAGGGLVPYLGPSVSALGQGGGPTEPQGLCALIEAEVRAPKRARGNLWAVAQYVESRRFRATLEALVRRAFANPAGPNPLHQWLAGLGCPMIVDAWYDGNLIAAMREGPGNWGWVQGVSRNGEWSEIWHRAYDAGGALRPEGADRHWQTLVYKPHGLAAPGQSFLISDSDYVEVLTEIDIQTPIPDEVQARRANRGFLFLGCRFDDQTLRTFARQIAKRSGGGHVAVIDGDLTRMERLFMAELDITRLNLPLSAVVAELPAGVPA encoded by the coding sequence ATGGACGATCATGCACGGCTGCGCGCCGCTCTGGACGATGTGGCAGGGGGCGGGCTGGTGCCCTACCTCGGGCCGTCGGTGTCGGCGCTGGGGCAGGGGGGTGGCCCGACCGAACCGCAGGGCCTGTGCGCGCTGATCGAAGCGGAGGTGCGGGCCCCGAAACGGGCGCGCGGCAACCTGTGGGCCGTGGCGCAATATGTCGAAAGTCGGCGGTTCCGCGCCACGCTGGAGGCGCTGGTGCGCCGCGCCTTTGCCAACCCCGCCGGGCCGAACCCGCTGCACCAGTGGCTGGCGGGTCTGGGCTGCCCGATGATCGTCGATGCCTGGTATGACGGCAACCTGATCGCCGCGATGCGCGAAGGGCCGGGCAACTGGGGCTGGGTGCAGGGCGTCAGCCGCAACGGCGAATGGTCGGAAATCTGGCACCGCGCCTATGACGCGGGTGGCGCGCTGCGCCCCGAAGGCGCCGACCGTCACTGGCAGACGCTGGTCTACAAGCCGCACGGGCTGGCGGCACCCGGCCAGTCTTTCCTGATTTCGGATTCCGATTATGTCGAGGTGCTGACCGAGATCGACATCCAGACCCCGATCCCCGACGAGGTGCAGGCGCGGCGCGCAAACCGGGGCTTCCTGTTCCTCGGCTGCCGGTTTGACGACCAGACCCTGCGCACCTTCGCCCGCCAGATCGCCAAACGATCGGGCGGCGGCCATGTCGCGGTGATCGACGGTGATCTGACCCGGATGGAACGGCTTTTCATGGCGGAACTGGACATCACCCGGCTGAACCTGCCGCTGTCGGCGGTGGTCGCGGAACTGCCCGCCGGCGTGCCCGCCTGA